The DNA region TGACCGGTGGTGTGGCTGCTCGTTTAGCCGGGCATGGGTGCGGACGGCACGGTTGATGAGGTGCATCGCTGGGCGGCTGGTCTGGATGCGCTGCATGCTCGGATCGGTGGGTACTTCCGTAGGTCGGAGCCGCGTCGGCGGGTGATGGAGTACTTGTGTGGGCTGCTTGCGCCTCTGGAGCGCAAGAACGGCTGGACGCTGGCCGAGCAAGCCGGTGAGCTGTGCCCCGACGGCATGCAGCGGTTGCTGAACCAGGCCGACTGGGACGCCGACGCGGTCCGCGACGAGGTTCGCGGCTTCGTGCTGGAGCACCTGGGCGTCGAGGACGGCGTACTGGCCGTGGACGAGACCGGCTTCATCAAGAAGGGGACCCGGTCGGCCGGCGTCCAGCGGCAATACACCAGCACCTCGGGAAAGATCGAAAACTGCCAGCTGGGGGTGTTCCTGGCCTACGCCTCCACCAGAGGGCGGGCGTTGATCGACCGGGAGCTGTACCTGCCCACCTCGTGGACCGAGGATCCGGCCCGCCGGGCGGACGCGAAGATCGGCGAAGACGTCACCTTCCGTACCAAGCCCGCACTGGCCCGCGCGATATTGGAGCGTGCCCTGGACGCGAAGTTGCCGTTTCGCTGGGTTACCGGTGACAAGGTCTACGGTCACGATCCCGTCCTGCGCGGCTGGCTGGCCGAGCGGCGCCTGAGCTACGTGCTGGCGATCGCCCCCAAGTACCGGTGCGGGCCGCGCGGGCAAAACGCCCGCACCGTCTCGGCGATCCCGCCGGAGCACGTCTGGGAGACCCGCTCCGATGGGGATGGCGCCCACGGCCTGCGTGAATACGCCTGGGCCCTGGTCTCGCTGCCTGGCGAGCGGGACGACGGCTTCAACGACGCCCTGCTGATCCGTCGCAACCTCGCCGACGGCGAACGTGCCTACTACCTTGTCCATGCCCCGGCGGGCACTTCGACGACGGAGATCGTGCGGGCCGCTGACGCTTGCTCGGCAATTGAAGAGTGTTTCCAGGCCGCGAAGAACGAAGCCGGGCTGGACCACTATCAAGTACGCCACTACCCGGCCTGGTACCGGCATGTCACTTTGGCCATGGCCGCCGCCGCTCATCTGACGGTCGTGCGGACCACCACCGGTGAAGGAAGAGGATGGTCGTGACCTGATTCGACTGAGCGTGAACGAATCCGAGGCCTGCTGAGCAGATTCGCCCACGCCGTCCGACACGAAGCCGAACACCGCCCTGCACCGGTCACGCTGGTGCCATTAACGCGGTCCGGTTTCAGCTGATTCCGCAGCCCAGGCCACTGCCCCTTGTAACTGCGGTTGCAGCACTACTGAGTTTTTCTACGTAGGGTGAATGGGCTAGCCCGATGGGGACTTCTAGACACTGCTGGACCGCCGCCGCGCTGGCGATCTTGCGGATTGGGCTGGGCGCGCTGGTGGTCTCGGTGGCGGTGATACAGATAACGCCCAGGCTCGGTGCTGGGGCCGTCGCCTCATATGTTGAGTTCGCGTGCTCCTGGCGTCTGCCGCCTGACCAGTAAACGTCCGCCGAGGCCGTCTGACGGCGCGTGGCCAACCGGGAGCGCCGGCCCCGCATCAGGCTTCCAAGGCCGGGCCTGGACGGTGACACCAGCTCGGCCACTCTCCGCATCCTGCGCCAGCGATGACCCCACCGGCCAAGGCCCGTGAGCCGGATCGGTACTGGCACACCTTGACCGGCCGCGGCGACACCGGAGCCGGGCCGGTGGTCGTGCACAGGGTTCATCTTCCTTGGTGTGTCGGCTCTGGGCTGCACAAGTGGCTGCGTCGGACCGGCGCTGGGGTGGGGGTCGGTGCGCGGGGTTCGTTGGCGCGATGGGCGCTGCGCGCTCTATGTAGGCGCACGTGCTTCAACGCCCCACGTGAGAGGGGCTGGTGCTCCGGTTGGGATGCGGCCGCACCCGTAGAGTGTCCTCCCAGCACGGCAGACCAAGGGGACAGGGCGGGTAGCGGGTGGGGCAGCAGCATGTGCTCGGGGTGCACGGGATCGGGCAGGGCAAGACATCGCAGCGCGAGCTGACCAAGAGTTGGCGCGATGGCCTCGATCGCGGGGTGAAACTTCTCCACGGCGGAGCAACGCCCACGGCGGAGGGCATGTTGGCTCCGGTGCTGAAGGTGCCGCACTGGTCGGCGCTCCTGGTCGATGACGGGGGCGGGCTGAGCACGAGGGCGGCATTCCCTGATGACGCGACACCGTTCACCGCGGACGAGGAGGCTTTCGTCGTCCAGGCGCTGGACGACTTGCTCACCCCGGAGGAACGTGCCTACGCCGCGCAGGTCGACCCCACGACGCTCGGACTGGTCAAGGTGCCGCCGAGCATCACCCGGCGTGCGATCGTCTACGACCGGCGCAAGCCCGGCGGTCGGGCCAGCAAGATCATTCTTTCCCTGCGCGAGGTCCACACCTATCTAACCGAACCGGATCTGGCCGACCGGGTGCGCCAATACGTCCTGGAGAGCGCCGACGCGCACACCACGGTCCTGATCGGCCACTCGTTGGGCAGCGTGATCGCCTACGATCTCCTCCGGCACGAGGAGATCGCCGCGCCCGGCACGGCGGGTGCGGCCGTGCACACCTTCGTCACCTGCGGCTCCCCCCTGGCCATCCCCACGGTCCAGCGGGGCATGGGCATCACCAGCGGGCGGCTGATGCAGATCGCGCCCCGTCTTCGGTGGATCAACGTGTTCGACCCGGACGACGCCGTCACCGGCGCCGCGGGCCTGGCCCTGGCGACGGACCAGGTCAGGGACGTCGAGGTCGACAACGGCCGCCTCGATCCGCACGCCGCCGTCAAGTACCTGCGCACCCTCCCCGTCGCCCGCGCCGTCACCGCCACCTGGTCATGACCGACGAGCACGCCCCCGCCACCTCCGAGCGCAGCCTCCTCGTGATCGCCGTCAGCGACTACGACGACGGCACTCCGGCCAAACGCAGGGCCTTCCGCGAGGGGATCGACGCCCAGGTCGCCGTCGTCGAGGACTGGTGGAACAGCTCTCGCTTGGACGACCAGCGCCGCTTCACTCCCTCCCACCCGCCCAAGCCACTGCGGAGCGTTCATGACCTGAGAACGTTCCTCATCGACAAGGACTTCATCGACGCATCTGATGACGAGGCTCTCGTCATCTATCTCACCGGCCATGGCCTGGCCCCTGCGGGACCCCAGCACTTCCTCCGTCTGCCCGACACCCACACCGACCGGCCCCTGGCCACCGCATTCCCCACAGCCGAACTCATCGCCGCGGCCCTCGACTCTCCGGCCGAGCACGTGCTGGTCATGGTCGACTCCTGCTTCTCCGGTCGCCTTGCCGAAGAGCTCGACCGCACTCTCAAGGCTCTGCATCCCGACCGGCATGCCCTGAGCTCGCTGGTCGTCCTGGCCGCAGGCAACGAAGACAGCACACCCCGCCTGCGCGCCTTCACCTCCGCCCTGGCGGCCGTTCACGCTCATTGTGCCGACGAAGCCAACGGCTACGCCCGCTCCCACCTGAGCTGGGAAGACTTCCATACCATCCTGGACACAGTGTGGGATCCGGCGCAGATGGCCGACCTCCATGTCCTGTGGCCGCCTCGCAGTGTCAGCCGCCGTCTCGCCGCCCGTGAGCTGAGCCCCTGTCTGCCCAACCCCGGCCACACCGACACCACCCTGCTGGAGGACGCCCGGAGCCAACTCGGATGGACACGGCCCGATGTCGACGACTACTGGATCACCAGGGCCAGCGGTCAGATGTCCGGCGACGCGGGCTGGTACTTCACCGGCCGCACCGCACTCGTCACCCGCATGAACGCCTTCCTCGCTGGCAGCGACAGCACGCTCATCGTCACCGGGCAGGCCGGCTCCGGCAAAAGCGCGCTGCTGGCCCGCCTGGTCACCCTCAGCGACCCGCGCTTCTGCGACAACCTCATCTACCGCCCCTATCTGGAGGCGATCCCAGAAGAACTGCGGGTGCCCATCGGCGCCATCGACGCCGCGGTGCTGGCCCGCAACACCGACCCGCAGGAACTGTCCGCAGCGCTCTACCGGGCACTCACCGGCCAGCCCGTGCCGACCGGCACGGACGCCTCCGAGCTGCTGCGCGGCCATGCCCGCACCATCCTGGCCCGCACCGGCCGACCGCTCACCGTGGTCGTCGACGGCATCGACGAAGCGAAGACCCCCCGCCGCATCATCACCGACGTCCTGGGCCCCCTGGCCGCCCTGCGCAGCGACAGCAGGAACGCGGTCCGGCTCATCCTCGGCATCCGCAGCTCACCACCCCCCTCCCGCCACACCCTGCCGGTCAAGGACACGCACGCCGACCGAGGCCTCCTCGACCTGCTCCGACAGGCCACCCACGCAACCGCCCCACTGCGCACCGACGATGACAGTGCACAAGAGGACATCGCCGCCTACACCGCAGCCCTGCTGCACGCCGAACCCGCCACAGGATCCCGGCTGGTCCACCGCAGCAACCAGTCCATTGCCGACGTCACCGCCGCCATCGCACAGGAAGTCACCCCTTCCTTCCTGGACGCCCGGCTGGCCGCCCAGCAACTGCACGCCCGCACCTTCCTGCCCGCGCCGTCCGACGCCCCATGGCGCCGCCAACTGCGCGAGGGCACCCAGGAACTGCTGCGGCAGGACCTCGCGGACGTCGCCCAGCACACCCGCACCAGGCCCGAGGACCTCCTGGCCGTCCTGCGCGCCACGGCGTTCGCCCTGGGCGCCGGACTGCCCTGGGCGACCGTGTGGCCGGCCGCCGTCCGCGGCCTCGAACCCGGCTGCGACACCCCGGAAGCGACGATCCGGCTGGTGCGCAACAGCCGCCTCACCGGATACCTGACGACCGCCGTCGAAGACGGCCGAACCGTCTACCGGCCCATCCACGAACGCGTCAGCGAAACCCTGCGCACCGCCCCCCAGACCCTGCTCATCGAGCAGACCCTGCCCGGTTTCGACGACACCCCTGACACCGGCAGCGCCCAGGTACACGCCCATCTGACCCAGGCCTTTGCCCGCCTGCTCGCCGCCGCCCCCCAGCAGCCGCCGCATCCCTACCTGCGCCGTCACCTGATCGCCCACGCCGAGGCGGGCGGTGTCCTCGACGACGCGCACATCCCCGCATCGTTCCTGCCCTTCGAAACCCACGGCCGCATCCGCGGCGCCCTGGGACTTCCCGTCACCGCTCAGACAGACACCCGGCGCCTGGCCGCCTGGTCCCGCATCGAGCCGTTCCTGGCCGACGCCCCGCCCACCGCACGGGCCGACAGCCTGGCAATGGCCGAACAGGCCGACAGCGCTCAACCCGTGCCGCGCCCCGACACCCTGCCCCGGCCGCCGTCACTGGTACCCCGCTGGAACCGGCTCCACCTGCCCAACAACATCCTCGCGGGCACCCCCAGCGGCGTCTGCCAGCTCGTCACCTTCCGCAGCGCGGACCAATCGACCATCGTGGCCGCCGGTCACGTCGACGGCGCCGTCACCATGTGGGATGCCCGCACCGGAGTCCCCTTCGGCGCACCCTTCACCAACCTCGGACCCTATGTCCGCGCCATGACCGTCCTGAGCACACGCCGGAGGAAAACCGCCCCGCTCCTTGTGGTGGGCAGCGATGCCGGCCTGTGGCGGTGCGACCCGGAGACCGGACGCATCTGGAGCCTGCTGGACGGCCGCATCAGAGCCATCGCATCCTTCACCGGACCAGACCGGGACACCGTGCTGGCCGTTGCGACGCCGCAGGGCGTGCTCACGATGGACCCCTACACCGGAGCCATCGTGCGCGAACGCCCTCGCACGCTTGAACGCCGTCCCGCCACCGTCCACGACCTGGAGACCATCACCCTGCCCGACGGCCAGACGCTGCTGGCCATCGGAGAAGACGGCTCACACATCCCGCTGCTGGACGCACACACCCTCGAGAGCGCCGGCCAACTGCCCGGCATGGGCATGGGCACCTCGGCGCTGCAGGCATTCACCGACCGGCACGGCCAACCTCGTCTGGCGATCGCCTCCCGTTCCGGCAAAGGCGTGCGGATCTTCGACCCCGTCACCAGACGACCACAACCCCATGCCCCCATCCGCCGGTCAGTGGCCTCGATGGCCCACTTCCCTGACCTCGCCTACGGCGGGCTGCTGGTCCTCGGCAGCGGTGTCGACGGAAGCATCACCCTGGTCGATCCCGGCGACGGAGAACTGCTCTACACACTGCCCGCCGAACACACCAAGGCCATCCGCGGCCTGGCCGTCCTACGGGTGGGCAGGGAACCAATCGTCGTGTCCGGTTCCATGGACGGAACCATCCGGCTCTGGGATCCCGCCCGCGACGACGCCCACGACAACCGGAGTGCCGACCAGCACGCAGACCATGTCGCCCTCCTCCCGCAACAGACCGGCCCGCATCGCCTCATCACCGGCTACGACGCGAACACCCTCACAGAGATCTCTCCCACAACCGGGCGCACGACGTCCCACCCGCACGATGGCCCCGACCTTCCCGGCCACCACATCACCGCCCTGGCTGCCCCGGACCACTCCTCCCGCCACCGTCCCACGCCCCTTGCCGTCGGCTACAGCGACGGGAGCCTTCGCATCCTCACCGAAGAAGGCGACCACCATGTCCTGCAGACACCGATCGACCGCACCCGCCGCGGCCATGCCCGCACCCTGCTCTTCCTGCCGACCGCACCGTCCCAACCCCCTGTCCTGGCCGCGGGGTTCAGCAACTCCTGTCTCGTCTACTACACCCTCGACGACGAGTACGCCTTATACTGGGACACACTGCACACCGATGGCACCATCCGTGCCCTGGCCGCAGCACCCGCCGGCGAATCACTCCTGCTGGCGGTGGCCACCCGCACCGTCCGCCTGCTGCACCCCGGCCAACCGGCCCACGCCCTCCTGCCCCAGCGCATCGGCAGCGCGCACAGCCTGGCCTTCATCACACTCCCCGCCGCACCAGACCCGTTCCTTGCAACCGGCGGCGCCGACGGCGCCATCAGGCTGTGGAACCCCGCCGCACCGCGCAGGGAAGCTCTGCCTGTTCTGCAAGGCCACCGAGGGAAAGTGACCGCCCTGACCGTCCTGCACCACCCGGCCCACTCCCAGCCCCTGCTGCTCAGCGCCAGCACGGACGACACCACCATCCGGGCATGGGACTGCCAGACCGGCGAAGAGATACTGCGGCTGATCACCGCAGCCCCCATCACTGCACTCGCGGTGCTCCCGCCCGACATCAACGGCCAGGACAGCCAGCCAACCATCGTCTTCGGCAGCCCTCGAGGGATCGCCGCGTCGACCGTCCACCTCTGATCCCTCGTCCAACCAGAAGCCGACAGCCCGGCTCCAGCCCTGTGCCTCGTGAACGGGGAAGACCTCGGATCGGGCAACGCGCCAGGCGAAGGCGATCACCGGCAGCCTCGGTGGCCGGCACCATATGTGTCTGCTGCCAGGCTGCGCACCAACTCCCTTTGCCCGTCGTGCAGATGCTCCGATGAGGCCTGTTGCTCGTGCAGCCACTGGCGGGTCTGCGCCTCGTCTGGTCTGCCGGGCCACCACACCATGCCGTCGGGCAGGCCGTGGAGGTGATGGCGGGCGGCCCAGTAGTACCGCTGCCAGTCCAGTGGCCAGGGCGGGTTCCACCAGGTGTCCAGGGCCGTGAGCTGCCGGCCGAGACGCGTGGGGGTGGCGGCGCGCTGGCGGTGGCGCACTTGGTTGAGCCACTTGCCCAGGGCGAACCCGTCGTGGGTGGTTGGCTGGGAGACGGCCAGGTGGCCGTGGCGGGCGGTGTAGGCGCGAGCAGCCTCCAGGCCATGCATCACGCTGCGGCGTCGCGCGGGCCAGGCGTGGAAGCGGTCGATCTCGGCGGCCGTGAGGCCTACCTGGGCGAGCAGTTGCTGTTGTTCCGCGGCCAGCTGGGAGTAGTCGGCGATCTGGCGGCGCAACCACCGCTCGAGCCAGCGCGGCAGCCCGGCCAGATTGTCACCACCGCTGAGGGGGCCGTGGGCGAGGGTGTGAGCACGGGTCCGGTGCCAGGCCCGCTGCCAGCTGATCGGCCAGGGCGGGTTCCACCACACATCCAGTTCCGCCAGCGCCCGCACGTACTCGGGCGGCAAGCCGGCAGAGGCGGCGCGCAGGTTTGCCAGCCATCGGCCCAGGTCGAAACCGTCCTGCGGGGCGTCGGCGTGCGGGACGGTCAGATGCCCGTGCCGGGCCACATACCTGCGCGCGTGACCAAAACCCTCCCGGAATCGCTCCTGGGACACAGTCCTCAACCCGGCGCCCTGCCCCGCGCGCCGAGGTACCCACAACTCGGCCCGCCACCCCGCCGACCCGGCATGCTGCCGGAAGGCGTCTGGGGAAGTGGTGGCCAACAGGCGCAGTCCCGCCCCCACTTCGGCAGGCTGTTGGACCGCTTGCACTCGCCACATCCCGCTGTGTGCCGAACCGGGCAGAGACGGTGAGCGCAGCTCGCGGGCCAGCCCCCTCATCCATGCCTGCAGGGCGCTCGGTCTCTCCGGCCGCTCCACCTCCTCCAGCCAGTCGCGCTCCAGCCGGTCTCCGAGTGCGGTCACGAAACGGCCATGGTGCCGGGACCGGCGGACAAACGGTCGTTCATCCGCCGCCAGCAGCCGCAGAGCCGGATCCACCAACGCGGCCGCCACCGCCACCACCTCGGGGAAGACAACCGCGTCCCGCGCGACCAGCTGCCACCACGCCGCCAGCCACTGCCGCGCCGCCTCGTTTCTGCGGCTGGTGTCGAGAGCGACCCGCTCAAGGCGCTGACCCCATACCCACTCCCGCTGCCAGAACGCTTCCTGCTGCCACCACCCGCACACCACCGCCCGTGCCACCGCGAACACATCACCCGGCTCCGCGCCTGCGCGCACCGCCCGCCGGGCCACCCGAGGCCACCGCGCCTGGGCGGCAGCCAGCTCCCGGCACCCGCCCACGTCCAGATACTCCAGGTCGTGACCATCGCCGACGTCCAGCAACCACCGCCCGTGCCGTGCACACACCCGATTCCACCGTTGCCCGTACCGCCATACCCGCTGCACCCGGCCGCTGCGCCGGGCGGCACACAGCTGGCAGCCGAAAGAAACCGGCCCCCATGCCTGGGGTCCCACCCGCCACCGTGCCCATCCCCGGTCCGCACGCGCCCGCTCACCGAAGGACGCCGGCCCAGTCGTCCATGACGGCAATGCCCGCGCCAGATGCATCACCGGGACTCCGGCCCACGCCGCGACCTGTGCCTGAGCCGTGACGTTCAGGAGCACATCGCCGTCCGGACGACGGCCGCGGCTCTGGGCGACCGGATTCACCCACTGCCACCACCCCCACGCCAGCAGCTCACCCACCTCAAGGCCGTAGCAGACGGCGACACGATGTAGGAACGACCATGATGTTTCGCCCCGTGTCGGCACCGTGCCGCCCGGAGCGCACCAGTGGTCAAGCTCGGCCATGACCCAGGCACTCAGCGCTTAGGATCGATCTTTCGCGCAAGCAATCGACGAGGCGTTGACGCTGTACGTGGCGCAAGTCGCCGTCTGCCTCCATGCGAGCGATGAGGGAGCCTCCTGGCGGCAGGCCTGCCTCCACCATCAGTCGCAAGATGATGACGAGCCGTGTGTACTCGATCATTGCGATCAGCGCTGCTGGGTCGGTGTGCACGGTGTGTTTGGGGGTGAGCCCATGGCTCAGAACATTGCGGGCCGTTGCCGTGCAGAACGCCCAGTCTGCTGCCGAGCCGTTCTCGAACAGCCACTCGGACAGCTCCACCCCCATGCCTTCGGAGAGACGGCGCAGTCGGTGTTCCAAAGACATCTCAGTGAACTTCACAGCGTCACGGACACGGCGCCGCTGGGCACTGGTGAAGCAGCCTGCATCGGAAAGCGCCTGTCTGACCTCTTCGGCGAAGGGGAATTCTCTGGGATCCGGATGCAGCTGCCGTTGCAGAGTCTCAGCTGCGTTGACCGCTTCGAGTAGCTGCCCCTGCGCGGCGTTTTCCCGCAGCCGGGGCTCTACAGCGTCCAGGGCAACCGCGCATGTGCGGGACACGACAATCCACGCCGAGAGAAAAGCTGCCATAGCCTCGGCGCCGGGAGCAAGTGCCGGAGGCCTGCGCCACGATCGTCCTGGCACCCTTGTGCGGGTCGGCTGGGCTTCGACGACGTCGACCCAGGACCGTTGCCCGGTCACGACGGCATCTGAGGTGTGCTCCTTCAGCGGCACCAGCCGCAGACCGAAGGCGTCGGAGGACGTCTGCAGGCCGATGGCGACCAGTGCTCGCAGTGGAGTGATCACCTCAGAGTGCAGCCAGTCGAGGGTGAACCCCTCGTCGCGGCGTGCTGTGACGACGATCGACTCGGTGAAGGTGCGTGAGCGGTCAGTACGTGCTCGTTTCTCCACAGCACCGATGGTGATGTCCAGGCGGTCGGGGCAGGTGATATTCACGCCGGGCAGCGCGTCGTACTGGTCGGACAAAGCTCCCTTGAACCCTGACAACGGCCACCACTCCTCCAAACCCACGAGTTGGAATGTGGCCTGTTCATA from Streptomyces sp. NBC_00258 includes:
- a CDS encoding IS701 family transposase encodes the protein MGADGTVDEVHRWAAGLDALHARIGGYFRRSEPRRRVMEYLCGLLAPLERKNGWTLAEQAGELCPDGMQRLLNQADWDADAVRDEVRGFVLEHLGVEDGVLAVDETGFIKKGTRSAGVQRQYTSTSGKIENCQLGVFLAYASTRGRALIDRELYLPTSWTEDPARRADAKIGEDVTFRTKPALARAILERALDAKLPFRWVTGDKVYGHDPVLRGWLAERRLSYVLAIAPKYRCGPRGQNARTVSAIPPEHVWETRSDGDGAHGLREYAWALVSLPGERDDGFNDALLIRRNLADGERAYYLVHAPAGTSTTEIVRAADACSAIEECFQAAKNEAGLDHYQVRHYPAWYRHVTLAMAAAAHLTVVRTTTGEGRGWS
- a CDS encoding HEPN domain-containing protein, which translates into the protein MDIPISGAWWLSETACVRIPGVLSRAGSDWQLELIGTLPITQSDEEGLALTDLATIHGFCHGQHYTLQGCSVEMVGGPSATFEKIEPGEPGDDQNWMRCSVQTVLRGDLVSDGTLYEQATFQLVGLEEWWPLSGFKGALSDQYDALPGVNITCPDRLDITIGAVEKRARTDRSRTFTESIVVTARRDEGFTLDWLHSEVITPLRALVAIGLQTSSDAFGLRLVPLKEHTSDAVVTGQRSWVDVVEAQPTRTRVPGRSWRRPPALAPGAEAMAAFLSAWIVVSRTCAVALDAVEPRLRENAAQGQLLEAVNAAETLQRQLHPDPREFPFAEEVRQALSDAGCFTSAQRRRVRDAVKFTEMSLEHRLRRLSEGMGVELSEWLFENGSAADWAFCTATARNVLSHGLTPKHTVHTDPAALIAMIEYTRLVIILRLMVEAGLPPGGSLIARMEADGDLRHVQRQRLVDCLRERSILSAECLGHGRA
- a CDS encoding helicase associated domain-containing protein; protein product: MCARHGRWLLDVGDGHDLEYLDVGGCRELAAAQARWPRVARRAVRAGAEPGDVFAVARAVVCGWWQQEAFWQREWVWGQRLERVALDTSRRNEAARQWLAAWWQLVARDAVVFPEVVAVAAALVDPALRLLAADERPFVRRSRHHGRFVTALGDRLERDWLEEVERPERPSALQAWMRGLARELRSPSLPGSAHSGMWRVQAVQQPAEVGAGLRLLATTSPDAFRQHAGSAGWRAELWVPRRAGQGAGLRTVSQERFREGFGHARRYVARHGHLTVPHADAPQDGFDLGRWLANLRAASAGLPPEYVRALAELDVWWNPPWPISWQRAWHRTRAHTLAHGPLSGGDNLAGLPRWLERWLRRQIADYSQLAAEQQQLLAQVGLTAAEIDRFHAWPARRRSVMHGLEAARAYTARHGHLAVSQPTTHDGFALGKWLNQVRHRQRAATPTRLGRQLTALDTWWNPPWPLDWQRYYWAARHHLHGLPDGMVWWPGRPDEAQTRQWLHEQQASSEHLHDGQRELVRSLAADTYGAGHRGCR
- a CDS encoding endopeptidase, coding for MGQQHVLGVHGIGQGKTSQRELTKSWRDGLDRGVKLLHGGATPTAEGMLAPVLKVPHWSALLVDDGGGLSTRAAFPDDATPFTADEEAFVVQALDDLLTPEERAYAAQVDPTTLGLVKVPPSITRRAIVYDRRKPGGRASKIILSLREVHTYLTEPDLADRVRQYVLESADAHTTVLIGHSLGSVIAYDLLRHEEIAAPGTAGAAVHTFVTCGSPLAIPTVQRGMGITSGRLMQIAPRLRWINVFDPDDAVTGAAGLALATDQVRDVEVDNGRLDPHAAVKYLRTLPVARAVTATWS
- a CDS encoding AAA family ATPase; protein product: MTDEHAPATSERSLLVIAVSDYDDGTPAKRRAFREGIDAQVAVVEDWWNSSRLDDQRRFTPSHPPKPLRSVHDLRTFLIDKDFIDASDDEALVIYLTGHGLAPAGPQHFLRLPDTHTDRPLATAFPTAELIAAALDSPAEHVLVMVDSCFSGRLAEELDRTLKALHPDRHALSSLVVLAAGNEDSTPRLRAFTSALAAVHAHCADEANGYARSHLSWEDFHTILDTVWDPAQMADLHVLWPPRSVSRRLAARELSPCLPNPGHTDTTLLEDARSQLGWTRPDVDDYWITRASGQMSGDAGWYFTGRTALVTRMNAFLAGSDSTLIVTGQAGSGKSALLARLVTLSDPRFCDNLIYRPYLEAIPEELRVPIGAIDAAVLARNTDPQELSAALYRALTGQPVPTGTDASELLRGHARTILARTGRPLTVVVDGIDEAKTPRRIITDVLGPLAALRSDSRNAVRLILGIRSSPPPSRHTLPVKDTHADRGLLDLLRQATHATAPLRTDDDSAQEDIAAYTAALLHAEPATGSRLVHRSNQSIADVTAAIAQEVTPSFLDARLAAQQLHARTFLPAPSDAPWRRQLREGTQELLRQDLADVAQHTRTRPEDLLAVLRATAFALGAGLPWATVWPAAVRGLEPGCDTPEATIRLVRNSRLTGYLTTAVEDGRTVYRPIHERVSETLRTAPQTLLIEQTLPGFDDTPDTGSAQVHAHLTQAFARLLAAAPQQPPHPYLRRHLIAHAEAGGVLDDAHIPASFLPFETHGRIRGALGLPVTAQTDTRRLAAWSRIEPFLADAPPTARADSLAMAEQADSAQPVPRPDTLPRPPSLVPRWNRLHLPNNILAGTPSGVCQLVTFRSADQSTIVAAGHVDGAVTMWDARTGVPFGAPFTNLGPYVRAMTVLSTRRRKTAPLLVVGSDAGLWRCDPETGRIWSLLDGRIRAIASFTGPDRDTVLAVATPQGVLTMDPYTGAIVRERPRTLERRPATVHDLETITLPDGQTLLAIGEDGSHIPLLDAHTLESAGQLPGMGMGTSALQAFTDRHGQPRLAIASRSGKGVRIFDPVTRRPQPHAPIRRSVASMAHFPDLAYGGLLVLGSGVDGSITLVDPGDGELLYTLPAEHTKAIRGLAVLRVGREPIVVSGSMDGTIRLWDPARDDAHDNRSADQHADHVALLPQQTGPHRLITGYDANTLTEISPTTGRTTSHPHDGPDLPGHHITALAAPDHSSRHRPTPLAVGYSDGSLRILTEEGDHHVLQTPIDRTRRGHARTLLFLPTAPSQPPVLAAGFSNSCLVYYTLDDEYALYWDTLHTDGTIRALAAAPAGESLLLAVATRTVRLLHPGQPAHALLPQRIGSAHSLAFITLPAAPDPFLATGGADGAIRLWNPAAPRREALPVLQGHRGKVTALTVLHHPAHSQPLLLSASTDDTTIRAWDCQTGEEILRLITAAPITALAVLPPDINGQDSQPTIVFGSPRGIAASTVHL